One genomic segment of Sebastes fasciatus isolate fSebFas1 chromosome 17, fSebFas1.pri, whole genome shotgun sequence includes these proteins:
- the brd2a gene encoding bromodomain-containing protein 2a isoform X2: MDMAVNPLLDSSLVEVGIMGVTSMDHGTAGKRIRKPSLLYEGFESPGMPPLSHMTPSGPPQPQVKDPNRHGRMTNQLQFLQKVLLKSLWRHHFAWPFHEPVDAAKLSLPDYHKIIKTPMDMGSIKKRLENNYYRCASECMQDFNTMFTNCYIYNKPMDDIVLMAQSLEKAFLQKVAQMPQEELELPSPPPRSKPSKTGRKGRGNAFSGGVTTAHQVPAVSQSAYSPPTPETPDSILSTPPQTHMTKSLPPILTTEQSIPTITGLPPTQPTAKKKGVKRKADTTTPTTVAMPIMSTMGVSGISLGMGGGHDSPLTLTSLGVDHSSTLGMNQGMSMGMGMGMGMGMGMGMGMGSKGGGGRRVVSGRPIKPPKKDLPDSMVPAPVRRSKLNPQLRYCNGVLKELLSKKHAAYAWPFYKPVDASSLGLHDYHDIIKQPMDLSTIKRKMDGREYRDARQFSADVRLMFSNCYKYNPPDHDVVGMARKLQDVFEFCFAKMPDEPPAPPSSSSSSSSSSSSSESNVSSESEESESSPSSDSEEERANRLAELQEQLKAVHEQLTALSQGPIVKPKKKKEKKDKKKKKKVEKEKHRKVEEEVTPIRPPKTPKITKTPKPKSNRGQAAPVVPVKKAPSKKNNKSKTKKGGMTLSVPQPVHDPIVSHYDSDEEEETAPMSYDEKRQLSLDINKLPGEKLGRVVYIIQSREPSLRDTNPEEIEIDFETLKPSTLRELERYVMTCLRKKPRKPYASKNNIAGKSREELALEKQMELERRLIDVSGQLNSGKKPAKTKQKPAAEQHSQPSRLSASSSSSDSSSSSSSSSSSDTSSDSG, encoded by the exons CTCCCTGGTTGAGGTTGGCATAATGGGAGTCACATCGATGGACCACGGCACAGCTGGAAAACGCATCAGAAAACCTTCGCTTCTCTATGAGGGCTTTGAGAGTCCCGGGATGCCCCCCCTCAGTCACATGACCCCCTCGGGACCCCCACAGCCCCAGGTGAAAGACCCCAACCGACACGGGAGGATGACCAACCAACTTCAGTTCCTACAGAAAGTCCTGCTCAAGTCTTTGTGGAGGCACCACTTCGCCTGGCCCTTCCACGAACCTGTAGATGCGGCCAAGCTCAGCCTGCCT GACTATCATAAGATCATCAAAACACCCATGGACATGGGTTCTATTAAGAAGAGACTAGAAAATAACTACTACCGCTGTGCCAGTGAGTGCATGCAGGACTTCAACACCATGTTCACCAACTGCTACATCTATAACAAG CCGATGGATGACATAGTCCTGATGGCTCAGTCTCTGGAGAAGGCTTTCCTACAGAAAGTGGCTCAGATGCCCCAGGAGGAACTAGAGCTGCCATCCCCCCCTCCGCGGAGCAAACCAAGCAAAACTGGCAGAAAAGGCAGAGGTAATGCAT TCTCTGGAGGCGTGACAACAGCTCATCAGGTCCCAGCTGTTTCCCAGTCAGCGTACTCACCTCCCACCCCGGAAACACCGGACTCCATCCTCTCCACCcccccacagacacacatgacCAAGAGCCTGCCCCCTATCCTTACAACTGAGCAAAGCATCCCTACCATTACCGGTCTGCCTCCCACACAGCCCACTGCTAAG AAAAAGGGTGTGAAAAGGAAAGCAGACACGACCACCCCAACCACTGTAGCCATGCCCATCATGAGCACCATGGGCGTCAGCGGCATCAGTCTGGGGATGGGCGGCGGGCACGACTCCCCGCTCACCCTCACTTCTCTGGGGGTGGACCACAGCTCCACGCTGGGGATGAACCAAGGCATGAGCATGGGGATGGGAATGGGaatggggatggggatggggatgggcATGGGTATGGGCTCCAAAGGAGGCGGGGGCAGGAGAGTAGTGAGTGGGCGACCAATCAAACCTCCCAAGAAGGATTTACCAGATTCCATGGTGCCAGCGCCGGTGCGCCGCAGCAAGCTGAACCCCCAGCTGCGCTACTGCAACGGCGTCCTGAAGGAGCTGCTGTCAAAGAAGCACGCAGCGTACGCATGGCCGTTCTACAAGCCCGTCGACGCCTCGTCACTCGGTCTCCACGACTACCATGACATCATTAAGCAGCCCATGGACCTCAGCACCATCAAG CGGAAGATGGACGGCAGAGAGTATCGTGACGCCCGGCAGTTCTCTGCTGATGTGAGGCTGATGTTCTCCAACTGCTACAAGTACAACCCCCCTGATCATGATGTGGTGGGCATGGCCAGGAAACTGCAG gACGTCTTTGAGTTCTGCTTCGCTAAGATGCCAGACGAGCCTCCAGCGCCCCCTagctcctcatcttcctcctcctcgtcgtcATCGTCATCTGAGAGCAATGTCAGCAGTGAGAGTGAGGAGAGCGAGAGCAGCCCCAGCTCTGACtctgaggaggagagggcaAACCGTCTGGCAGAGCTGCAGGAACAG CTAAAAGCCGTACACGAGCAGCTCACCGCACTCTCACAGGGCCCCATCGTCAAAcccaagaaaaagaaagagaagaaggacaagaaaaagaagaaaaaagtagaaaaagagAAGCATCGTAAGGTCGAGGAAGAGGTGACCCCTATCAGACCGCCCAAAACCCCCAAGATCACCAAGACTCCCAAACCCAAGAGCAACCGAGGGCAGGCCGCTCCTGTAGTGCCGGTCAAGAAGGCGCCaagcaagaaaaacaacaagagcAA AACCAAAAAGGGCGGCATGACATTAAGCGTGCCTCAGCCGGTCCACGATCCCATAGTGAGCCATTATGACTCcgacgaagaggaggagacggCACCCATGTCCTACGATGAGAAGCGTCAACTCAGCCTGGACATCAACAAGCTGCCCGGCGAGAAGCTGGGCCGCGTCGTTTACATCATCCAGTCCCGCGAGCCCTCGCTCCGAGACACCAACCCCGAGGAGATCGAGATCGACTTCGAGACCCTGAAGCCATCGACACTGCGGGAGCTGGAGAGATACGTTATGACGTGTCTGAGGAAGAAACCCCGAAAGCCATACG CAAGTAAAAACAACATTGCTGGCAAATCTCGGGAGGAGCTCGCTCTGGAGAAACAAATGGAGCTGGAGAGAAGGCTGATCGACGTCAGCGGTCAGCTCAACTCTGGGAAGAAGCCTGCTAAGACCAAAC AGAAacctgcagcagagcagcactcCCAGCCATCACGCCTCAGcgccagcagctcctcctcggACTCCTCTTcatcgtcctcttcctcctcatcctcagacACAAGCTCGGACTCCGGCTGA
- the brd2a gene encoding bromodomain-containing protein 2a isoform X3: MDMAVNPLLDSSLVEVGIMGVTSMDHGTAGKRIRKPSLLYEGFESPGMPPLSHMTPSGPPQPQVKDPNRHGRMTNQLQFLQKVLLKSLWRHHFAWPFHEPVDAAKLSLPDYHKIIKTPMDMGSIKKRLENNYYRCASECMQDFNTMFTNCYIYNKPMDDIVLMAQSLEKAFLQKVAQMPQEELELPSPPPRSKPSKTGRKGRVSGGVTTAHQVPAVSQSAYSPPTPETPDSILSTPPQTHMTKSLPPILTTEQSIPTITGLPPTQPTAKKKGVKRKADTTTPTTVAMPIMSTMGVSGISLGMGGGHDSPLTLTSLGVDHSSTLGMNQGMSMGMGMGMGMGMGMGMGMGSKGGGGRRVVSGRPIKPPKKDLPDSMVPAPVRRSKLNPQLRYCNGVLKELLSKKHAAYAWPFYKPVDASSLGLHDYHDIIKQPMDLSTIKRKMDGREYRDARQFSADVRLMFSNCYKYNPPDHDVVGMARKLQDVFEFCFAKMPDEPPAPPSSSSSSSSSSSSSESNVSSESEESESSPSSDSEEERANRLAELQEQLKAVHEQLTALSQGPIVKPKKKKEKKDKKKKKKVEKEKHRKVEEEVTPIRPPKTPKITKTPKPKSNRGQAAPVVPVKKAPSKKNNKSKTKKGGMTLSVPQPVHDPIVSHYDSDEEEETAPMSYDEKRQLSLDINKLPGEKLGRVVYIIQSREPSLRDTNPEEIEIDFETLKPSTLRELERYVMTCLRKKPRKPYASKNNIAGKSREELALEKQMELERRLIDVSGQLNSGKKPAKTKPEKPAAEQHSQPSRLSASSSSSDSSSSSSSSSSSDTSSDSG; the protein is encoded by the exons CTCCCTGGTTGAGGTTGGCATAATGGGAGTCACATCGATGGACCACGGCACAGCTGGAAAACGCATCAGAAAACCTTCGCTTCTCTATGAGGGCTTTGAGAGTCCCGGGATGCCCCCCCTCAGTCACATGACCCCCTCGGGACCCCCACAGCCCCAGGTGAAAGACCCCAACCGACACGGGAGGATGACCAACCAACTTCAGTTCCTACAGAAAGTCCTGCTCAAGTCTTTGTGGAGGCACCACTTCGCCTGGCCCTTCCACGAACCTGTAGATGCGGCCAAGCTCAGCCTGCCT GACTATCATAAGATCATCAAAACACCCATGGACATGGGTTCTATTAAGAAGAGACTAGAAAATAACTACTACCGCTGTGCCAGTGAGTGCATGCAGGACTTCAACACCATGTTCACCAACTGCTACATCTATAACAAG CCGATGGATGACATAGTCCTGATGGCTCAGTCTCTGGAGAAGGCTTTCCTACAGAAAGTGGCTCAGATGCCCCAGGAGGAACTAGAGCTGCCATCCCCCCCTCCGCGGAGCAAACCAAGCAAAACTGGCAGAAAAGGCAGAG TCTCTGGAGGCGTGACAACAGCTCATCAGGTCCCAGCTGTTTCCCAGTCAGCGTACTCACCTCCCACCCCGGAAACACCGGACTCCATCCTCTCCACCcccccacagacacacatgacCAAGAGCCTGCCCCCTATCCTTACAACTGAGCAAAGCATCCCTACCATTACCGGTCTGCCTCCCACACAGCCCACTGCTAAG AAAAAGGGTGTGAAAAGGAAAGCAGACACGACCACCCCAACCACTGTAGCCATGCCCATCATGAGCACCATGGGCGTCAGCGGCATCAGTCTGGGGATGGGCGGCGGGCACGACTCCCCGCTCACCCTCACTTCTCTGGGGGTGGACCACAGCTCCACGCTGGGGATGAACCAAGGCATGAGCATGGGGATGGGAATGGGaatggggatggggatggggatgggcATGGGTATGGGCTCCAAAGGAGGCGGGGGCAGGAGAGTAGTGAGTGGGCGACCAATCAAACCTCCCAAGAAGGATTTACCAGATTCCATGGTGCCAGCGCCGGTGCGCCGCAGCAAGCTGAACCCCCAGCTGCGCTACTGCAACGGCGTCCTGAAGGAGCTGCTGTCAAAGAAGCACGCAGCGTACGCATGGCCGTTCTACAAGCCCGTCGACGCCTCGTCACTCGGTCTCCACGACTACCATGACATCATTAAGCAGCCCATGGACCTCAGCACCATCAAG CGGAAGATGGACGGCAGAGAGTATCGTGACGCCCGGCAGTTCTCTGCTGATGTGAGGCTGATGTTCTCCAACTGCTACAAGTACAACCCCCCTGATCATGATGTGGTGGGCATGGCCAGGAAACTGCAG gACGTCTTTGAGTTCTGCTTCGCTAAGATGCCAGACGAGCCTCCAGCGCCCCCTagctcctcatcttcctcctcctcgtcgtcATCGTCATCTGAGAGCAATGTCAGCAGTGAGAGTGAGGAGAGCGAGAGCAGCCCCAGCTCTGACtctgaggaggagagggcaAACCGTCTGGCAGAGCTGCAGGAACAG CTAAAAGCCGTACACGAGCAGCTCACCGCACTCTCACAGGGCCCCATCGTCAAAcccaagaaaaagaaagagaagaaggacaagaaaaagaagaaaaaagtagaaaaagagAAGCATCGTAAGGTCGAGGAAGAGGTGACCCCTATCAGACCGCCCAAAACCCCCAAGATCACCAAGACTCCCAAACCCAAGAGCAACCGAGGGCAGGCCGCTCCTGTAGTGCCGGTCAAGAAGGCGCCaagcaagaaaaacaacaagagcAA AACCAAAAAGGGCGGCATGACATTAAGCGTGCCTCAGCCGGTCCACGATCCCATAGTGAGCCATTATGACTCcgacgaagaggaggagacggCACCCATGTCCTACGATGAGAAGCGTCAACTCAGCCTGGACATCAACAAGCTGCCCGGCGAGAAGCTGGGCCGCGTCGTTTACATCATCCAGTCCCGCGAGCCCTCGCTCCGAGACACCAACCCCGAGGAGATCGAGATCGACTTCGAGACCCTGAAGCCATCGACACTGCGGGAGCTGGAGAGATACGTTATGACGTGTCTGAGGAAGAAACCCCGAAAGCCATACG CAAGTAAAAACAACATTGCTGGCAAATCTCGGGAGGAGCTCGCTCTGGAGAAACAAATGGAGCTGGAGAGAAGGCTGATCGACGTCAGCGGTCAGCTCAACTCTGGGAAGAAGCCTGCTAAGACCAAAC CAGAGAAacctgcagcagagcagcactcCCAGCCATCACGCCTCAGcgccagcagctcctcctcggACTCCTCTTcatcgtcctcttcctcctcatcctcagacACAAGCTCGGACTCCGGCTGA
- the brd2a gene encoding bromodomain-containing protein 2a isoform X4, giving the protein MDMAVNPLLDSSLVEVGIMGVTSMDHGTAGKRIRKPSLLYEGFESPGMPPLSHMTPSGPPQPQVKDPNRHGRMTNQLQFLQKVLLKSLWRHHFAWPFHEPVDAAKLSLPDYHKIIKTPMDMGSIKKRLENNYYRCASECMQDFNTMFTNCYIYNKPMDDIVLMAQSLEKAFLQKVAQMPQEELELPSPPPRSKPSKTGRKGRVSGGVTTAHQVPAVSQSAYSPPTPETPDSILSTPPQTHMTKSLPPILTTEQSIPTITGLPPTQPTAKKKGVKRKADTTTPTTVAMPIMSTMGVSGISLGMGGGHDSPLTLTSLGVDHSSTLGMNQGMSMGMGMGMGMGMGMGMGMGSKGGGGRRVVSGRPIKPPKKDLPDSMVPAPVRRSKLNPQLRYCNGVLKELLSKKHAAYAWPFYKPVDASSLGLHDYHDIIKQPMDLSTIKRKMDGREYRDARQFSADVRLMFSNCYKYNPPDHDVVGMARKLQDVFEFCFAKMPDEPPAPPSSSSSSSSSSSSSESNVSSESEESESSPSSDSEEERANRLAELQEQLKAVHEQLTALSQGPIVKPKKKKEKKDKKKKKKVEKEKHRKVEEEVTPIRPPKTPKITKTPKPKSNRGQAAPVVPVKKAPSKKNNKSKTKKGGMTLSVPQPVHDPIVSHYDSDEEEETAPMSYDEKRQLSLDINKLPGEKLGRVVYIIQSREPSLRDTNPEEIEIDFETLKPSTLRELERYVMTCLRKKPRKPYASKNNIAGKSREELALEKQMELERRLIDVSGQLNSGKKPAKTKQKPAAEQHSQPSRLSASSSSSDSSSSSSSSSSSDTSSDSG; this is encoded by the exons CTCCCTGGTTGAGGTTGGCATAATGGGAGTCACATCGATGGACCACGGCACAGCTGGAAAACGCATCAGAAAACCTTCGCTTCTCTATGAGGGCTTTGAGAGTCCCGGGATGCCCCCCCTCAGTCACATGACCCCCTCGGGACCCCCACAGCCCCAGGTGAAAGACCCCAACCGACACGGGAGGATGACCAACCAACTTCAGTTCCTACAGAAAGTCCTGCTCAAGTCTTTGTGGAGGCACCACTTCGCCTGGCCCTTCCACGAACCTGTAGATGCGGCCAAGCTCAGCCTGCCT GACTATCATAAGATCATCAAAACACCCATGGACATGGGTTCTATTAAGAAGAGACTAGAAAATAACTACTACCGCTGTGCCAGTGAGTGCATGCAGGACTTCAACACCATGTTCACCAACTGCTACATCTATAACAAG CCGATGGATGACATAGTCCTGATGGCTCAGTCTCTGGAGAAGGCTTTCCTACAGAAAGTGGCTCAGATGCCCCAGGAGGAACTAGAGCTGCCATCCCCCCCTCCGCGGAGCAAACCAAGCAAAACTGGCAGAAAAGGCAGAG TCTCTGGAGGCGTGACAACAGCTCATCAGGTCCCAGCTGTTTCCCAGTCAGCGTACTCACCTCCCACCCCGGAAACACCGGACTCCATCCTCTCCACCcccccacagacacacatgacCAAGAGCCTGCCCCCTATCCTTACAACTGAGCAAAGCATCCCTACCATTACCGGTCTGCCTCCCACACAGCCCACTGCTAAG AAAAAGGGTGTGAAAAGGAAAGCAGACACGACCACCCCAACCACTGTAGCCATGCCCATCATGAGCACCATGGGCGTCAGCGGCATCAGTCTGGGGATGGGCGGCGGGCACGACTCCCCGCTCACCCTCACTTCTCTGGGGGTGGACCACAGCTCCACGCTGGGGATGAACCAAGGCATGAGCATGGGGATGGGAATGGGaatggggatggggatggggatgggcATGGGTATGGGCTCCAAAGGAGGCGGGGGCAGGAGAGTAGTGAGTGGGCGACCAATCAAACCTCCCAAGAAGGATTTACCAGATTCCATGGTGCCAGCGCCGGTGCGCCGCAGCAAGCTGAACCCCCAGCTGCGCTACTGCAACGGCGTCCTGAAGGAGCTGCTGTCAAAGAAGCACGCAGCGTACGCATGGCCGTTCTACAAGCCCGTCGACGCCTCGTCACTCGGTCTCCACGACTACCATGACATCATTAAGCAGCCCATGGACCTCAGCACCATCAAG CGGAAGATGGACGGCAGAGAGTATCGTGACGCCCGGCAGTTCTCTGCTGATGTGAGGCTGATGTTCTCCAACTGCTACAAGTACAACCCCCCTGATCATGATGTGGTGGGCATGGCCAGGAAACTGCAG gACGTCTTTGAGTTCTGCTTCGCTAAGATGCCAGACGAGCCTCCAGCGCCCCCTagctcctcatcttcctcctcctcgtcgtcATCGTCATCTGAGAGCAATGTCAGCAGTGAGAGTGAGGAGAGCGAGAGCAGCCCCAGCTCTGACtctgaggaggagagggcaAACCGTCTGGCAGAGCTGCAGGAACAG CTAAAAGCCGTACACGAGCAGCTCACCGCACTCTCACAGGGCCCCATCGTCAAAcccaagaaaaagaaagagaagaaggacaagaaaaagaagaaaaaagtagaaaaagagAAGCATCGTAAGGTCGAGGAAGAGGTGACCCCTATCAGACCGCCCAAAACCCCCAAGATCACCAAGACTCCCAAACCCAAGAGCAACCGAGGGCAGGCCGCTCCTGTAGTGCCGGTCAAGAAGGCGCCaagcaagaaaaacaacaagagcAA AACCAAAAAGGGCGGCATGACATTAAGCGTGCCTCAGCCGGTCCACGATCCCATAGTGAGCCATTATGACTCcgacgaagaggaggagacggCACCCATGTCCTACGATGAGAAGCGTCAACTCAGCCTGGACATCAACAAGCTGCCCGGCGAGAAGCTGGGCCGCGTCGTTTACATCATCCAGTCCCGCGAGCCCTCGCTCCGAGACACCAACCCCGAGGAGATCGAGATCGACTTCGAGACCCTGAAGCCATCGACACTGCGGGAGCTGGAGAGATACGTTATGACGTGTCTGAGGAAGAAACCCCGAAAGCCATACG CAAGTAAAAACAACATTGCTGGCAAATCTCGGGAGGAGCTCGCTCTGGAGAAACAAATGGAGCTGGAGAGAAGGCTGATCGACGTCAGCGGTCAGCTCAACTCTGGGAAGAAGCCTGCTAAGACCAAAC AGAAacctgcagcagagcagcactcCCAGCCATCACGCCTCAGcgccagcagctcctcctcggACTCCTCTTcatcgtcctcttcctcctcatcctcagacACAAGCTCGGACTCCGGCTGA
- the brd2a gene encoding bromodomain-containing protein 2a isoform X1 produces MDMAVNPLLDSSLVEVGIMGVTSMDHGTAGKRIRKPSLLYEGFESPGMPPLSHMTPSGPPQPQVKDPNRHGRMTNQLQFLQKVLLKSLWRHHFAWPFHEPVDAAKLSLPDYHKIIKTPMDMGSIKKRLENNYYRCASECMQDFNTMFTNCYIYNKPMDDIVLMAQSLEKAFLQKVAQMPQEELELPSPPPRSKPSKTGRKGRGNAFSGGVTTAHQVPAVSQSAYSPPTPETPDSILSTPPQTHMTKSLPPILTTEQSIPTITGLPPTQPTAKKKGVKRKADTTTPTTVAMPIMSTMGVSGISLGMGGGHDSPLTLTSLGVDHSSTLGMNQGMSMGMGMGMGMGMGMGMGMGSKGGGGRRVVSGRPIKPPKKDLPDSMVPAPVRRSKLNPQLRYCNGVLKELLSKKHAAYAWPFYKPVDASSLGLHDYHDIIKQPMDLSTIKRKMDGREYRDARQFSADVRLMFSNCYKYNPPDHDVVGMARKLQDVFEFCFAKMPDEPPAPPSSSSSSSSSSSSSESNVSSESEESESSPSSDSEEERANRLAELQEQLKAVHEQLTALSQGPIVKPKKKKEKKDKKKKKKVEKEKHRKVEEEVTPIRPPKTPKITKTPKPKSNRGQAAPVVPVKKAPSKKNNKSKTKKGGMTLSVPQPVHDPIVSHYDSDEEEETAPMSYDEKRQLSLDINKLPGEKLGRVVYIIQSREPSLRDTNPEEIEIDFETLKPSTLRELERYVMTCLRKKPRKPYASKNNIAGKSREELALEKQMELERRLIDVSGQLNSGKKPAKTKPEKPAAEQHSQPSRLSASSSSSDSSSSSSSSSSSDTSSDSG; encoded by the exons CTCCCTGGTTGAGGTTGGCATAATGGGAGTCACATCGATGGACCACGGCACAGCTGGAAAACGCATCAGAAAACCTTCGCTTCTCTATGAGGGCTTTGAGAGTCCCGGGATGCCCCCCCTCAGTCACATGACCCCCTCGGGACCCCCACAGCCCCAGGTGAAAGACCCCAACCGACACGGGAGGATGACCAACCAACTTCAGTTCCTACAGAAAGTCCTGCTCAAGTCTTTGTGGAGGCACCACTTCGCCTGGCCCTTCCACGAACCTGTAGATGCGGCCAAGCTCAGCCTGCCT GACTATCATAAGATCATCAAAACACCCATGGACATGGGTTCTATTAAGAAGAGACTAGAAAATAACTACTACCGCTGTGCCAGTGAGTGCATGCAGGACTTCAACACCATGTTCACCAACTGCTACATCTATAACAAG CCGATGGATGACATAGTCCTGATGGCTCAGTCTCTGGAGAAGGCTTTCCTACAGAAAGTGGCTCAGATGCCCCAGGAGGAACTAGAGCTGCCATCCCCCCCTCCGCGGAGCAAACCAAGCAAAACTGGCAGAAAAGGCAGAGGTAATGCAT TCTCTGGAGGCGTGACAACAGCTCATCAGGTCCCAGCTGTTTCCCAGTCAGCGTACTCACCTCCCACCCCGGAAACACCGGACTCCATCCTCTCCACCcccccacagacacacatgacCAAGAGCCTGCCCCCTATCCTTACAACTGAGCAAAGCATCCCTACCATTACCGGTCTGCCTCCCACACAGCCCACTGCTAAG AAAAAGGGTGTGAAAAGGAAAGCAGACACGACCACCCCAACCACTGTAGCCATGCCCATCATGAGCACCATGGGCGTCAGCGGCATCAGTCTGGGGATGGGCGGCGGGCACGACTCCCCGCTCACCCTCACTTCTCTGGGGGTGGACCACAGCTCCACGCTGGGGATGAACCAAGGCATGAGCATGGGGATGGGAATGGGaatggggatggggatggggatgggcATGGGTATGGGCTCCAAAGGAGGCGGGGGCAGGAGAGTAGTGAGTGGGCGACCAATCAAACCTCCCAAGAAGGATTTACCAGATTCCATGGTGCCAGCGCCGGTGCGCCGCAGCAAGCTGAACCCCCAGCTGCGCTACTGCAACGGCGTCCTGAAGGAGCTGCTGTCAAAGAAGCACGCAGCGTACGCATGGCCGTTCTACAAGCCCGTCGACGCCTCGTCACTCGGTCTCCACGACTACCATGACATCATTAAGCAGCCCATGGACCTCAGCACCATCAAG CGGAAGATGGACGGCAGAGAGTATCGTGACGCCCGGCAGTTCTCTGCTGATGTGAGGCTGATGTTCTCCAACTGCTACAAGTACAACCCCCCTGATCATGATGTGGTGGGCATGGCCAGGAAACTGCAG gACGTCTTTGAGTTCTGCTTCGCTAAGATGCCAGACGAGCCTCCAGCGCCCCCTagctcctcatcttcctcctcctcgtcgtcATCGTCATCTGAGAGCAATGTCAGCAGTGAGAGTGAGGAGAGCGAGAGCAGCCCCAGCTCTGACtctgaggaggagagggcaAACCGTCTGGCAGAGCTGCAGGAACAG CTAAAAGCCGTACACGAGCAGCTCACCGCACTCTCACAGGGCCCCATCGTCAAAcccaagaaaaagaaagagaagaaggacaagaaaaagaagaaaaaagtagaaaaagagAAGCATCGTAAGGTCGAGGAAGAGGTGACCCCTATCAGACCGCCCAAAACCCCCAAGATCACCAAGACTCCCAAACCCAAGAGCAACCGAGGGCAGGCCGCTCCTGTAGTGCCGGTCAAGAAGGCGCCaagcaagaaaaacaacaagagcAA AACCAAAAAGGGCGGCATGACATTAAGCGTGCCTCAGCCGGTCCACGATCCCATAGTGAGCCATTATGACTCcgacgaagaggaggagacggCACCCATGTCCTACGATGAGAAGCGTCAACTCAGCCTGGACATCAACAAGCTGCCCGGCGAGAAGCTGGGCCGCGTCGTTTACATCATCCAGTCCCGCGAGCCCTCGCTCCGAGACACCAACCCCGAGGAGATCGAGATCGACTTCGAGACCCTGAAGCCATCGACACTGCGGGAGCTGGAGAGATACGTTATGACGTGTCTGAGGAAGAAACCCCGAAAGCCATACG CAAGTAAAAACAACATTGCTGGCAAATCTCGGGAGGAGCTCGCTCTGGAGAAACAAATGGAGCTGGAGAGAAGGCTGATCGACGTCAGCGGTCAGCTCAACTCTGGGAAGAAGCCTGCTAAGACCAAAC CAGAGAAacctgcagcagagcagcactcCCAGCCATCACGCCTCAGcgccagcagctcctcctcggACTCCTCTTcatcgtcctcttcctcctcatcctcagacACAAGCTCGGACTCCGGCTGA